From Methanomassiliicoccales archaeon, a single genomic window includes:
- a CDS encoding FAD-dependent oxidoreductase, with protein MGRRIVVVGSGAAGMTAASTAREQDHEASITVITEDRYVAYSPCAIPYVIEGSIPDFRSIVMHTPEFYEQERGIKIKTTTKVIAVDMDSKKLRTSVGEELPYDSLVLCPGGTVFVPPVEGAKLPGVFTVHNLADGEAIQNALKRVQSVVVAGAGVIGLEMAVAINRLGKKVTVVEMFPQVVPRLLDPDMAVLVQHHCEKKGIEIALSAPIAAIRGKDKVEGVVAAGKEIECQMVIMATGVRANLELPSMMGLEIGALGAVRVSATLQPYRKNRLVKDVYLAGDVIMCESAVTPGPTMNQLGTAAVRQGRVAGINAASGCASYPPVASPWVSHLGEMQVAGTGLSLSLAEYYGLKLVEGRATGLTRARYYPGGKSITVKMLADQETRNIVGAQIVGGEEVTGRIDWLTAAVLKDVSADEFVASFESAYCPPTSMVKDVVNLAAEALQRALNG; from the coding sequence ATGGGTAGGAGGATAGTCGTGGTGGGGTCGGGGGCGGCGGGTATGACCGCAGCATCGACCGCACGGGAACAGGATCACGAAGCGAGCATCACAGTAATCACCGAGGACAGGTACGTGGCCTACTCGCCCTGTGCCATACCGTACGTCATCGAGGGATCGATCCCTGACTTCCGGTCGATCGTCATGCATACCCCGGAGTTCTATGAGCAGGAGCGTGGCATCAAGATCAAGACCACGACCAAGGTCATCGCAGTCGATATGGACTCGAAGAAGCTCCGCACCTCGGTCGGAGAAGAGCTCCCATATGATTCACTGGTCCTCTGCCCTGGGGGCACCGTCTTCGTTCCTCCCGTGGAGGGGGCGAAGCTGCCTGGTGTGTTCACCGTTCACAACTTGGCCGACGGAGAGGCGATACAGAACGCCCTGAAGCGGGTTCAGAGCGTGGTGGTGGCAGGAGCGGGAGTGATCGGCCTGGAGATGGCCGTGGCGATCAACAGACTGGGCAAGAAGGTCACGGTGGTGGAGATGTTCCCCCAGGTCGTGCCCCGATTGCTGGACCCGGACATGGCCGTTCTCGTGCAGCACCACTGTGAGAAGAAGGGAATCGAGATCGCATTGTCCGCACCAATAGCCGCCATCAGAGGCAAGGACAAGGTGGAGGGGGTCGTCGCCGCCGGCAAAGAGATAGAGTGCCAGATGGTGATCATGGCGACCGGCGTGCGGGCGAACCTAGAGCTTCCGAGCATGATGGGGCTGGAGATCGGCGCTTTGGGAGCGGTGCGAGTGAGCGCCACCCTTCAACCCTACCGCAAGAACCGTCTGGTGAAGGATGTGTATCTGGCCGGGGATGTGATCATGTGCGAAAGCGCCGTGACGCCTGGACCGACCATGAACCAGCTGGGGACCGCAGCTGTCCGGCAGGGGCGCGTGGCCGGCATCAACGCCGCGAGCGGCTGCGCGAGCTATCCCCCGGTAGCTTCTCCCTGGGTGAGCCATCTGGGCGAAATGCAGGTGGCTGGGACGGGGCTGTCCCTGAGCTTGGCGGAGTACTATGGCCTCAAGCTCGTCGAGGGAAGGGCGACAGGGCTCACCAGGGCCCGGTACTACCCGGGTGGCAAGAGCATCACGGTCAAAATGCTCGCTGACCAGGAGACTCGCAACATAGTGGGCGCACAGATCGTCGGTGGAGAGGAGGTAACGGGCCGTATCGATTGGCTGACGGCCGCAGTGCTCAAGGACGTGAGCGCGGACGAGTTCGTGGCCAGCTTCGAGAGTGCCTATTGCCCACCGACGTCCATGGTCAAGGACGTGGTGAACCTTGCGGCCGAGGCATTGCAAAGGGCTTTGAACGGTTGA
- the glnA gene encoding type I glutamate--ammonia ligase, which translates to MCASGKVKMVDFKFMDLPGTMQHVSIPACKLDVEKFTDGHGFDGSSIRGFAQINESDMLLMPDVSTAIIDPIYRVPTLSMVCDVADPVTRERFERDPRLIAQKAEAYLMSTGIADIANFGPELEFFVFDSVRFDQNQHYGYYYIDSEEGIWNSGRPSDNGSGANLGHRPRNKEGYFPAPPVDTLQDFRSECVMRLMDAGIDCEVHHHEVATAGQGEIGMRFQTLTRMADQVMLYKYILKNVAKENGKTITFMPKPLYGDNGTGMHVHQSLGKSGKNVFFDEDGYALLSETAMYYIGGLLEHSPALLALTSPSTNSYRRLVPGYEAPVNLVYSKRNRSAAIRIPVYSTSSKSKRIEYRPPDATCNPYLAFAAMLMAGLDGIKKKIHPGAPHDMDLFELSKEEAAKIKQVPDSLDKSLGALESDHDFLLQGGVFTENLIQTWIDYKRHKENDAIRLRPHPYEFFLYFDA; encoded by the coding sequence ATGTGCGCCAGCGGAAAGGTCAAGATGGTGGATTTCAAATTCATGGACCTTCCCGGTACAATGCAGCACGTATCCATACCAGCATGCAAGCTGGATGTGGAGAAGTTCACTGATGGCCACGGGTTCGATGGATCGAGCATCCGCGGTTTTGCCCAGATCAACGAAAGCGACATGCTGCTGATGCCGGATGTAAGCACAGCTATCATTGACCCGATCTACAGAGTCCCTACATTGTCTATGGTCTGCGACGTCGCGGACCCGGTTACCAGGGAGAGATTCGAGCGCGACCCGAGACTCATCGCCCAGAAGGCGGAGGCATACCTCATGTCCACTGGCATAGCGGATATCGCCAATTTCGGGCCTGAGTTGGAGTTCTTCGTCTTCGACTCCGTCCGATTCGATCAGAACCAGCACTATGGCTACTATTACATAGATTCGGAGGAGGGCATTTGGAACTCAGGGCGCCCATCGGACAACGGCTCTGGTGCCAATCTTGGTCACCGCCCACGCAACAAGGAAGGGTACTTCCCTGCACCTCCTGTGGACACTCTGCAGGATTTCCGTTCCGAGTGCGTCATGAGGCTCATGGATGCGGGCATCGATTGCGAAGTGCACCACCATGAGGTTGCTACGGCTGGACAGGGCGAGATTGGCATGCGCTTCCAGACCCTGACCAGAATGGCAGACCAGGTGATGCTCTACAAATACATACTCAAGAACGTGGCCAAGGAGAACGGCAAGACCATCACCTTCATGCCCAAACCCTTGTACGGCGACAACGGCACGGGCATGCACGTGCACCAGAGCCTGGGGAAGAGTGGCAAGAATGTCTTCTTCGATGAGGATGGGTACGCTCTGCTCAGCGAGACCGCCATGTACTATATTGGAGGGTTGCTGGAGCACTCGCCCGCCTTACTGGCGTTGACCTCGCCCTCCACCAATTCCTACCGCCGGCTCGTGCCCGGCTATGAGGCGCCTGTGAACCTCGTCTACTCGAAGCGCAACCGCTCCGCGGCCATCCGCATCCCGGTCTACAGCACCAGTTCCAAATCCAAGAGGATCGAGTACCGACCGCCAGACGCCACCTGCAACCCTTACTTGGCTTTCGCAGCCATGCTCATGGCCGGCCTGGATGGAATCAAGAAGAAGATCCACCCGGGAGCGCCGCACGACATGGACCTGTTCGAGCTCTCCAAGGAGGAGGCGGCGAAGATCAAGCAGGTGCCGGACAGCCTCGACAAGTCCCTGGGAGCCCTGGAATCGGACCACGACTTCCTTCTCCAGGGCGGCGTGTTCACCGAGAACCTCATCCAGACCTGGATCGACTACAAGAGGCACAAGGAGAACGATGCCATCCGACTGAGGCCTCATCCATACGAGTTCTTCCTTTACTTCGACGCCTGA
- a CDS encoding 50S ribosomal protein L3: protein MSNKRRPKKGSMAYSPRKRAKRQTPRLDAWPEINEGPKVQGFAGYKAGMTHAFITDFRPHSNTAGQEVRVPVTVLEVPPMRIAAVRIYENTRYGLRTAGEVWANQFDATLARLLPLPKKVEAEKAWEKLKGVDVEDVRVLAYTQPKLVKGVPKKKPELMELRIGGGTMDQRMDYAKGILGKEIQVTDFTKDGAMIDVAAVTKGKGFQGAIKRWGLKLLSHKNSKHRRMVGNLGPKRPGYVRPTVPQAGQMGYHQRTEMNKRVIKVGEKGEEVTPKGGFLHYGQVVNGYLLLHGSVPGPTKRLVRLRDPVRRGGIVLKEAPVVAYLSIESKQGA, encoded by the coding sequence ATGTCAAACAAAAGACGTCCAAAGAAGGGATCGATGGCGTATTCGCCTAGGAAGCGAGCGAAGCGGCAGACCCCGAGACTCGATGCCTGGCCCGAGATCAACGAGGGACCGAAGGTACAGGGGTTCGCCGGATACAAGGCGGGCATGACGCACGCCTTCATCACGGACTTCCGCCCCCACAGCAACACCGCGGGGCAAGAGGTCCGTGTGCCTGTGACCGTTCTAGAAGTGCCGCCCATGAGAATCGCGGCCGTCCGCATCTATGAGAACACCCGCTACGGCCTGAGGACCGCGGGCGAGGTCTGGGCGAACCAATTCGATGCCACCCTGGCCAGGCTGCTGCCCCTCCCCAAGAAGGTGGAGGCGGAAAAGGCCTGGGAGAAGCTGAAGGGCGTGGATGTCGAGGACGTTCGCGTCCTGGCCTATACGCAACCCAAGCTGGTCAAGGGCGTGCCCAAGAAGAAGCCGGAGCTGATGGAACTGAGGATCGGCGGGGGCACCATGGACCAACGCATGGACTATGCCAAGGGCATCCTGGGCAAGGAAATCCAGGTCACAGATTTCACTAAGGACGGGGCGATGATCGACGTCGCCGCCGTCACCAAGGGCAAGGGCTTCCAGGGAGCGATCAAGCGCTGGGGCCTGAAGCTCTTGTCGCACAAGAACAGCAAACACCGCCGCATGGTTGGCAACCTGGGGCCCAAGCGCCCAGGCTACGTGAGGCCGACCGTGCCCCAGGCGGGACAGATGGGCTACCACCAGAGAACGGAGATGAACAAGCGCGTCATCAAGGTGGGAGAGAAGGGAGAGGAAGTGACCCCGAAGGGAGGATTCCTGCACTACGGGCAGGTCGTCAATGGTTATCTTCTCCTACACGGCTCGGTGCCGGGCCCGACCAAGCGCCTGGTCAGATTGAGAGATCCGGTGCGCAGGGGCGGCATCGTTCTGAAGGAGGCTCCAGTGGTGGCCTATCTCTCCATTGAGTCCAAGCAGGGGGCCTGA
- a CDS encoding archaeosine biosynthesis radical SAM protein RaSEA, with amino-acid sequence MKQDRSLEETDRTAMPEALWKEDDVIDGQRARAMVLILRTSGCWWSKKLGCLMCGYNLASREGIGTEHILAQLQNAVGKYQGEEMVKIYTSGSFLDPKEIPLDARDQIISAFAPAKRILFESRPEFVVPEVLDSLPKEKVEIALGLESSNDDVLRKCVRKGFRVSDYVQAAQAIRDQGMRLRTYLLLKPPFMSERQGMLDAIASAKFSSQHSQTISVNPVNVQAGTEVERLWKRGNYRPPWLWSLVEVLKEAKRSTEVRVFSSPSGAGTSRGVHNCEHCDQEVLQAVKRFAFSQDLKEFDGLDCACRREWEAQLRTQDAMMTSVDIERYLENELPLV; translated from the coding sequence GTGAAGCAGGACCGCTCGCTTGAAGAGACCGACAGGACAGCGATGCCAGAGGCGCTCTGGAAAGAAGATGATGTCATCGACGGTCAGAGAGCGAGGGCCATGGTGCTCATCTTGCGCACCAGTGGCTGCTGGTGGTCGAAGAAGCTTGGATGCCTCATGTGCGGCTACAATCTGGCCAGCCGAGAAGGGATCGGAACCGAGCATATCCTTGCCCAGCTCCAGAACGCCGTGGGAAAGTATCAGGGAGAGGAGATGGTCAAGATCTACACCTCCGGCAGCTTCCTCGACCCCAAGGAGATACCGCTGGACGCGAGAGACCAAATAATCTCGGCCTTCGCGCCTGCAAAGCGCATCCTCTTCGAGAGCCGACCGGAGTTCGTCGTCCCAGAGGTTCTTGACTCTCTTCCGAAGGAGAAGGTGGAAATCGCTCTGGGCTTAGAAAGTTCGAACGACGATGTGCTTCGCAAATGCGTGCGCAAAGGGTTCCGCGTTTCCGACTACGTCCAAGCGGCTCAAGCCATTCGCGACCAGGGAATGCGGCTGCGCACCTACCTGCTCCTCAAACCGCCGTTCATGAGCGAGCGACAGGGGATGCTCGACGCCATCGCCTCCGCCAAGTTCTCTTCGCAGCATTCGCAGACCATCTCCGTGAACCCGGTCAACGTGCAAGCGGGGACGGAAGTGGAACGCCTGTGGAAAAGGGGCAACTATCGTCCACCTTGGCTCTGGTCTTTGGTGGAGGTCCTCAAAGAAGCCAAGCGATCGACAGAGGTGAGGGTGTTCTCTTCGCCTAGTGGAGCTGGAACCTCCAGAGGGGTGCACAATTGCGAGCATTGTGACCAAGAGGTGCTGCAGGCGGTCAAGCGCTTCGCCTTCAGCCAGGACCTGAAGGAGTTCGATGGATTGGATTGCGCCTGTCGCAGGGAGTGGGAGGCGCAGCTGAGGACGCAGGATGCCATGATGACCTCCGTCGACATCGAGCGCTACTTGGAGAACGAGCTGCCGCTCGTCTGA
- the rrp42 gene encoding exosome complex protein Rrp42 encodes MSRSVMSEIKRDHIYKLLATGKRVDGRAWDEFRPISIQINYAENAEGSARVKLGNTDVLVGVKMTVGQPFADTPDKGVLTTNAELIPLASPTFESGPPDADSVELARVCDRGIRESQMIDLEKLCIEPGKEVWILFTDIYVLDYDGNLFDAAFLGAVAALSSTIVPAKKAGKGEDYPLPIRHLPISVTAAQIENSILVDPTLDEEKVAAARLTVTTDENGDLRAMQKGLTGALTLDQIYKMIETSQRLGNDLRKMLG; translated from the coding sequence ATGAGCCGCTCAGTCATGTCAGAGATAAAGAGAGACCATATCTACAAGCTGCTGGCAACCGGAAAGCGCGTGGACGGAAGGGCCTGGGACGAGTTCAGGCCCATAAGCATACAGATCAACTACGCCGAGAACGCCGAGGGCTCTGCCCGGGTGAAGCTGGGCAACACGGACGTGCTCGTGGGTGTGAAGATGACCGTGGGTCAGCCGTTCGCCGACACTCCGGACAAGGGAGTGCTCACCACCAACGCCGAGCTCATCCCCCTGGCATCGCCGACCTTCGAGTCCGGCCCGCCGGACGCGGACTCCGTCGAACTCGCCAGGGTGTGCGACCGCGGCATCCGCGAGAGCCAAATGATCGACCTGGAAAAGCTGTGCATCGAACCGGGCAAGGAGGTCTGGATACTATTCACGGACATCTATGTGCTCGACTATGACGGCAATCTCTTCGACGCCGCGTTCCTGGGTGCGGTGGCGGCGCTCAGCTCCACCATCGTCCCGGCCAAGAAGGCTGGGAAGGGTGAGGACTATCCGCTCCCCATCCGTCACTTGCCTATCAGCGTGACGGCCGCACAGATAGAAAACTCTATATTGGTCGACCCGACTCTCGACGAAGAAAAGGTCGCGGCAGCTCGCCTGACGGTGACCACCGATGAGAACGGTGACCTGAGGGCGATGCAGAAGGGTCTGACCGGAGCGTTGACCTTGGACCAGATCTACAAGATGATCGAGACCTCGCAGAGGCTCGGCAATGATCTCCGGAAAATGTTAGGGTGA
- a CDS encoding DUF5611 family protein, translating into MEYDLRKGQSAKLEGEGLRTIMSQCFGRVEEKDGRMVSSFGAITKVEVKLLDKTRIDVSAEMNKSAPADIQLETIKRWNAFLVQATGFTSKERGKRAHKKAKEGKL; encoded by the coding sequence ATGGAATACGATCTGCGCAAGGGCCAGTCCGCTAAGCTGGAAGGCGAGGGACTCAGGACGATCATGTCCCAATGCTTCGGCAGGGTAGAGGAGAAGGACGGAAGAATGGTCAGCTCCTTTGGGGCGATCACCAAGGTGGAAGTGAAGCTGCTGGACAAGACGCGGATCGACGTTTCGGCAGAGATGAACAAGAGCGCTCCTGCGGACATCCAGCTCGAGACCATCAAGCGTTGGAACGCCTTCCTGGTGCAGGCGACCGGATTCACCTCCAAGGAAAGGGGCAAGCGAGCACATAAGAAGGCGAAGGAAGGAAAGCTCTAG
- a CDS encoding tyrosine--tRNA ligase, which yields MDPEARYELVARNAEEIVTPEELQALLLANPSPRGYIGFEPSGLVHAGWMICARKINDFVEAGFHMTIFFADWHAYINDKFGGDIEKIRACARYMEDCFEALGVPRDKVKFEYASGLMDSIDYWEKVINIGKASSLMRVKRAMTIMGRTEDEAEVDSSKVLYPLMQAADIFAMDLDLAYSGMDQRRAHMLARDAADRLKWKKPIALHTPLLPGLKGGNRMDPAASKMSKSDPDSGVLIHDSPEDIKRKISKAFCPPEAEGNPVLDMAKMVVFPRIPTLMIERPAKFGGPLEFKSYADLEETFRAGKLHPMDLKNGVGQAMTSVLEPVRAYFQQHPQNLEALREIMQK from the coding sequence ATGGACCCTGAGGCGCGGTACGAGCTGGTGGCGAGGAATGCGGAAGAGATCGTGACCCCCGAGGAGCTGCAAGCGCTCCTTCTGGCCAATCCCTCACCCCGCGGCTATATCGGCTTCGAGCCTTCCGGCCTGGTACATGCCGGCTGGATGATCTGCGCGCGCAAGATCAACGACTTCGTGGAAGCAGGATTCCACATGACCATCTTCTTCGCCGACTGGCATGCCTACATCAACGACAAGTTCGGCGGCGACATAGAGAAGATAAGGGCGTGCGCACGATACATGGAGGATTGCTTCGAGGCCCTGGGAGTACCCCGAGACAAGGTCAAGTTCGAATACGCCTCCGGGCTCATGGACTCCATTGACTACTGGGAGAAGGTCATCAACATCGGCAAGGCATCCAGTCTGATGCGGGTCAAGAGGGCAATGACCATCATGGGGCGAACGGAGGATGAGGCGGAGGTCGATTCCTCAAAGGTGCTCTATCCACTGATGCAAGCGGCGGATATATTCGCCATGGACCTGGACCTGGCCTATTCGGGCATGGACCAAAGGCGCGCGCACATGCTGGCTCGGGACGCCGCTGACAGACTGAAATGGAAGAAGCCCATCGCGTTGCACACTCCCCTTTTGCCCGGGCTTAAGGGCGGCAACCGTATGGACCCGGCGGCCTCCAAGATGTCCAAGAGCGACCCCGATTCAGGAGTGCTCATCCACGACAGCCCAGAGGACATCAAGCGCAAGATCTCCAAAGCCTTCTGTCCGCCTGAGGCGGAGGGGAATCCGGTCTTGGACATGGCCAAGATGGTAGTGTTCCCCCGCATTCCAACGCTGATGATCGAGAGACCGGCGAAGTTCGGTGGTCCGCTAGAGTTCAAGAGCTACGCCGATCTGGAAGAGACCTTCAGGGCGGGGAAACTGCATCCCATGGACCTGAAGAACGGCGTCGGTCAAGCGATGACGAGTGTACTGGAGCCGGTCCGAGCCTATTTCCAGCAGCATCCCCAGAACCTAGAGGCCCTGCGGGAGATCATGCAGAAGTAG
- a CDS encoding KEOPS complex subunit Pcc1 — MPAATLRLATPDAAVVFGALAPEAGRDIPRTRVRASLENGDLVLRVEASDLSALRAALNSYLRWIMVAEQVNKLAGA, encoded by the coding sequence ATGCCCGCCGCCACCCTCAGACTGGCGACGCCCGACGCCGCCGTGGTCTTCGGTGCGCTTGCGCCCGAGGCGGGGCGAGACATACCACGCACCCGGGTTCGCGCTTCATTGGAGAACGGTGACCTGGTCTTGCGGGTGGAGGCGAGCGACCTATCCGCTCTGAGGGCGGCATTGAACTCATATCTCAGATGGATCATGGTAGCAGAACAGGTCAACAAACTGGCAGGTGCGTGA
- a CDS encoding 50S ribosomal protein L37ae, with protein MAKGTVKAGSAGRFGARYGVVVRKLTRDIEKVERAKHECPTCHHKSVKRIASGIWECRHCDAKFAAGCYSPLSKRVAAKEESETEEKVAEEQ; from the coding sequence ATGGCAAAGGGAACAGTCAAGGCCGGGAGCGCCGGTAGGTTCGGAGCGCGCTACGGCGTGGTGGTGAGGAAGCTCACTCGGGACATCGAAAAAGTGGAGCGCGCCAAGCACGAGTGCCCGACCTGCCACCATAAGAGCGTGAAACGTATAGCTTCCGGCATTTGGGAGTGCCGCCACTGCGATGCCAAGTTCGCGGCAGGCTGCTACTCGCCCCTGAGCAAGCGCGTGGCCGCGAAGGAAGAATCGGAGACGGAAGAGAAGGTCGCGGAGGAGCAGTAG
- the rpl4p gene encoding 50S ribosomal protein L4, giving the protein MAAKKGQVNVYSVKGEVVRTTHLPTVFATAYRPDMIKKAVVAEESNHRQPYGSMPRAGARHAVSTWGKGRGVARVQRLSQGAKAAESPNNVGGRRAFPPKVDRSWEMKVNRKERIMARFSALATMANVEMVKGRGHQFNAEVTLPVIFEDSVEKLGSTADVLEALQSVGLDSDVERAKDSKKVRPGKGKMRGRRFKKARGLLIVVADRKAPIFKSASNLAGVEIVSPEQLNAGLLAPGGAAGRLAVFSEAALKKIGEW; this is encoded by the coding sequence ATGGCTGCGAAGAAAGGACAGGTCAATGTCTATTCGGTGAAGGGCGAGGTCGTGCGCACGACCCACCTGCCGACCGTTTTCGCCACGGCCTACAGACCGGACATGATCAAGAAGGCGGTCGTGGCCGAGGAGTCCAACCACCGCCAGCCCTATGGATCGATGCCTAGGGCCGGCGCGAGGCATGCGGTATCCACCTGGGGCAAGGGCCGAGGTGTGGCCAGAGTGCAGCGCTTGTCGCAGGGAGCGAAGGCCGCCGAGTCACCGAACAATGTCGGCGGCAGGCGCGCGTTCCCCCCGAAGGTGGATCGCTCCTGGGAGATGAAAGTGAACCGCAAGGAGCGGATCATGGCCCGATTCTCCGCCCTCGCCACCATGGCGAACGTGGAGATGGTCAAGGGACGCGGGCACCAGTTCAATGCGGAGGTGACCCTTCCGGTCATCTTCGAGGATTCCGTGGAGAAGCTGGGGAGCACGGCTGATGTTCTAGAGGCTTTGCAGAGCGTCGGACTTGATTCCGACGTAGAAAGGGCCAAGGACTCCAAGAAGGTCCGCCCCGGGAAGGGCAAGATGCGAGGCCGCCGCTTCAAGAAGGCTCGCGGTCTGCTCATCGTGGTCGCGGACCGGAAAGCGCCGATCTTCAAGAGCGCCTCCAACCTGGCCGGCGTGGAGATCGTTTCCCCAGAACAGCTGAACGCGGGGTTGCTGGCCCCGGGAGGAGCGGCCGGTCGACTGGCCGTGTTCTCCGAGGCCGCCCTGAAGAAGATAGGGGA
- a CDS encoding prefoldin subunit beta, whose translation MNEIPPKLQNQIAQFQQLQQQLQSVLSQKFRLEAQLREAQMTADELGKSPDKVIIYKSIGSLLIKASDKSSVLKEVEEDKETLEIRIKTLDRQEKSLREKYQVMQDQLSKALGSGAAPAPIDEN comes from the coding sequence ATGAACGAGATTCCCCCCAAATTGCAGAACCAGATAGCCCAATTCCAGCAGCTTCAGCAGCAGCTGCAATCCGTGCTCTCGCAGAAGTTCAGGCTGGAAGCGCAGCTGCGCGAGGCGCAGATGACCGCAGATGAGCTAGGAAAGTCGCCGGACAAGGTCATCATCTACAAGTCCATCGGCTCTCTGCTGATAAAAGCGAGCGACAAGTCCTCCGTCCTGAAAGAAGTGGAGGAGGACAAGGAGACGCTCGAGATACGCATCAAGACCCTGGACCGGCAGGAGAAATCCCTGCGGGAGAAGTACCAGGTGATGCAGGACCAGCTCTCCAAAGCCTTGGGCAGCGGGGCGGCCCCGGCTCCCATCGACGAGAACTGA
- a CDS encoding DNA-directed RNA polymerase subunit P: MYKCGSCNKPIRSNVNQVGMQCESCGSKIFYKERPNVKKVIKGK; encoded by the coding sequence ATGTACAAGTGCGGTAGCTGCAACAAGCCGATCCGTTCGAACGTGAACCAGGTCGGCATGCAGTGCGAGAGCTGCGGTTCCAAAATCTTCTACAAGGAACGTCCGAACGTCAAGAAGGTCATCAAGGGCAAGTGA
- the rrp41 gene encoding exosome complex exonuclease Rrp41, with protein MGGNSNVKLIDDNGIRIDGRKVDELRQIKIEAGVLKRADGSAYVEFGKNKVLAAVYGPRECHPRHMQDPSKAIVQCKYNMISFSVEDRKRPGPDRRSVEISKIISEALEYVVFTENFPRTSIDVYIEVLQANAGTRCAGLTAASVALADAGIPMKDLVPSVAVGKVNDQVVLDLQKEEDNFGQADLPMAMIPRTGEVLLLQMDGHLTRAEFDRAVELGTGAMHKIYALQRDALARRYAMEGGGEEPEDAPQTAQGTEG; from the coding sequence ATGGGTGGAAACAGCAACGTCAAACTGATCGATGACAACGGCATAAGGATTGATGGAAGGAAGGTGGACGAGCTCCGTCAGATAAAGATCGAGGCGGGCGTGCTCAAACGCGCCGACGGCTCGGCCTACGTGGAGTTCGGTAAGAACAAGGTACTGGCGGCGGTCTACGGGCCGAGGGAGTGCCATCCGAGGCATATGCAAGACCCTTCGAAGGCCATCGTGCAGTGCAAGTACAATATGATCTCGTTCTCGGTGGAGGATCGTAAGCGGCCCGGTCCGGACCGCCGGTCGGTGGAGATCTCCAAGATCATCTCAGAGGCGCTCGAGTACGTAGTGTTCACAGAGAACTTCCCCCGGACCTCGATCGATGTCTACATCGAGGTGCTGCAGGCGAACGCAGGCACGCGGTGCGCTGGGCTCACAGCAGCCTCGGTGGCATTGGCCGATGCGGGCATACCGATGAAGGACCTCGTGCCCTCGGTGGCCGTGGGCAAGGTCAACGACCAGGTCGTCCTGGACCTGCAGAAGGAAGAGGACAACTTCGGTCAGGCGGACCTGCCAATGGCCATGATCCCCCGCACCGGCGAAGTGCTCCTCTTGCAGATGGATGGCCATCTGACCAGAGCGGAGTTCGACCGGGCCGTCGAGCTAGGTACGGGTGCTATGCACAAGATCTACGCTTTGCAAAGAGATGCATTAGCGAGAAGGTATGCGATGGAGGGCGGCGGCGAGGAACCGGAAGATGCGCCTCAGACGGCGCAGGGAACGGAGGGATGA
- a CDS encoding DHH family phosphoesterase: MLRAIAEELRNGSKLVLVHGNADPDALGCAYAIFGSFPEVTVVTPGGMDRISKVIADKLDFKVMERADPEQFDKVLVLDTSSPDQLLPLTPPQKCIVIDHHARSDRWEGSTYYCDDSKRSCAEVVYELLNAGKVKLSRNVALALLAGMLTDSGHFKYATPALLKTFGEILEAQGIEMDEVSSLTDMEQDISERISQLKGAQRLRFERLGEHLVVTSHGSAFESSVCKSMLSLGADIAFVGSQRGEEFRVSARARQDVVRMGLHLGKLLEDVGAETSNNGGGHGGAAGLKGVGDVEAILNICMSRSLDFLRRAGK, translated from the coding sequence ATGCTGCGGGCCATCGCCGAGGAGCTCAGGAACGGATCGAAACTGGTCCTGGTGCATGGCAACGCCGATCCGGATGCGCTCGGTTGCGCCTACGCAATCTTCGGAAGCTTTCCTGAAGTGACCGTGGTGACGCCGGGCGGCATGGACCGCATCTCCAAGGTCATTGCGGACAAGCTTGATTTCAAGGTCATGGAGCGCGCGGACCCCGAGCAGTTCGACAAGGTGTTGGTCTTAGACACTTCCTCTCCAGATCAGCTACTGCCATTGACCCCACCACAGAAATGCATCGTCATCGATCACCACGCTCGCTCCGACCGGTGGGAGGGGAGCACCTACTACTGTGATGACAGCAAGCGAAGCTGCGCCGAAGTGGTGTACGAGTTGCTCAATGCAGGCAAGGTGAAGCTGAGCCGGAACGTCGCCCTGGCGCTGTTGGCCGGCATGCTGACGGACAGCGGACATTTCAAGTACGCCACCCCTGCGCTCCTCAAGACCTTCGGCGAGATACTGGAAGCGCAAGGCATCGAAATGGATGAGGTGTCCTCGCTCACGGACATGGAGCAGGACATCTCAGAGAGGATATCGCAGCTGAAAGGAGCGCAGAGGCTTCGGTTCGAGAGGCTCGGCGAACATCTGGTGGTGACATCGCACGGTTCGGCCTTCGAGAGCTCGGTGTGCAAGTCCATGCTCTCCCTGGGCGCGGACATCGCCTTCGTCGGATCTCAGAGAGGAGAGGAGTTCCGAGTCTCGGCCCGGGCCAGGCAGGATGTGGTGCGCATGGGCCTGCACTTGGGCAAGCTGCTGGAGGACGTGGGCGCGGAGACATCTAACAACGGAGGCGGCCATGGTGGCGCTGCTGGATTGAAGGGCGTCGGCGACGTGGAAGCCATACTGAACATCTGCATGTCGCGCTCATTGGACTTCTTGCGACGCGCTGGGAAATAG